In Sphingopyxis macrogoltabida, the sequence GCCGTCCTCGAGGCAGACGATGTGATCGGGCTTCACCGACGAACGGATCGACACGGCAGGCACCGGCTTTTCCTCCGGAACTTCCTGATGACCGAGGTTGGAGAGCGCGGCGTGGACATTGTTGATCAGTACCGCGAGATCGGAGATCGCGACGCTGTTGTTGCTGACGTGCGCCGCGACAATGTCGGCGGTCAACGTCACAAGCATTTCAGAAGTATCGGCTTGATCCGACATGAGAGCGTATCCTTATCATTTTCCCAGAAGAGCAGGCAAGAATATCAGCGTTATTCTTCCGCCTGTCGATTATCCTGCCAGACAAATGCCGGAGCCGCAACGGTAGAATACTAAGTTATAACCGTACGCCCGACCGCCGCATGGTAATCGCGTCGCGCAGAACGCCGTCGGCGCCGCGGTAATAGGCCGGCCGGCGCCCGCATTCCGAGAAACCGGCGCTCTGGTAAAGATGAACGGCGTCATTGTCAGCGCGCATTTCGAGGAAATAGTCGTCGGCACCTTCGAGCAGCGCCCATTGCTGCCAATCGTCCATCAACAACTTGCCGACGCCCTGCCCGCGCCGGTCGGGGTCGACCGCGAGCAGCAAGAGCTCGCTCTCCGGCCCCGCGATGCGTGCGGCGGCAAAACCGCAGGGCCGCTCGCCATCCCAAGCAAGCGAAACGCGCGCCGACGGCAGCGCGAAAAGCGTCAGCAACTGCGCCGCGCTCCACGCTTCGCCATAAACGGGATCGAAGGACGCCTCCATCACGCGCATCACGGCGGACAGGTCGGCGACCCGCGCGGTGGCAAGGCGGATCGCCGTCACGCCGCCCCCATCGGCTTGGCGTCGGGCGCGCGGCCATAAATCGGGCTGGGATCGTCGAACAGAGCAGCGTCGGGCAGCCGCACGAAAGCCGCCGCATCGGGTAGCGAAGACAAGGCACGCCCCGAACCGCGGCGCGCGACGAAAGGTTCGGCCCGATTGCCGACGACAAGCGCATCCTCGATCAGCACCGCGTCGTCGGGGAGCAATGATCGCACCGCGGCACGGGGCGACAGGTCGGCGGCGAAAGGCTGGACGAACCATTGGCCGTGCCCGCCCTCCATCACGACAAGGCCGCCGTCGGCAGCCGCGATCGCATCGGCAGCGCCCGCCGCGACGAGGGCGAGGGTCGAAAAGCCATGCACCGGCACCTGCCAGCCGAGCGCGAGCCCGCGCGCCGCCGCGACGCCGATGCGCACGCCGGCGAAGCTGCCCGGGCCGCAGCCGACAACGATGATATCGGCGCGGCCACCGTCCTCGAGCTCGGCGATCAGCGGCACCAGCCGTTCGGCATGGCCGCGTCCGATAACCTCGTGACGGCGATCGACGACGCGTCCATCCACGATCAACGCCACCGAACAGGCCTCACTCGCCGAATCGATGACCAGTTGCCGCATCGAGGAGCCGGAACGTCCGCTCAGGCGATGCTGTTGAAGCGGCCGAAATCGGGCCGCGGGCTGCGTTCGAAAATGCTCGCCGGATCGCCGTAGCCGAGGGTCGAGATGAAGTTGCTCTTCACGTTCGGCTGGTCGGCGAAGAAGGCCGCATCGACCGCCGCATTGTCGAAGCCCGACATCGGGCCGGTGTCGAGCCCGAGTGCGCGCGCCGCGAGGATGAAATAGGCGCCCTGCAGGCTCGAATTGCGGAACGCGGTCGTCTCGGCATGCGCCGCATTGCCCGCGAACCAGCTCCGCGCGTCGGTGTGCGGAAACAGCTCGGGCAGATGCTCGTAAAATTCATTGTCCATCGCGATGATCGCGGTGACCGGCGCCTTCAGGATCTTTTCGGCGTTCGCCGGCATGGTGAGCGGCGCCAGCTTCTGCTTCGCTTCGTCCGAAACGCACCAGATGATCCGCGCCGGCAGCGCGTTGGCGCTGGTCGGGCCATATTTCATCAGGTCCCAGATCGCGTGCAATTGCGCTTCCGATACCGGCTTGTCGATATAGCCGTTATAGGTGCGCGCGGTACGAAACAGCTGGTCGAGGGCGCTATCGGAAAGCGGCTCGCTCATCGGGCATTCTCCTGTCGGTATTGGCTGGTCGGGGTCCTCAGACGGCGTGGACGGCCGTCACTTCGGGCACATAATGTTTGAGCAGCGATTCGATGCCGTTCTTCAGCGTCGCGGTCGACGAGGGACAGCCGGCGCACGCGCCCTGCATCTTCAGATAGACATTGCCCTTGTCGAAGCCGCGATAGACGATGTCGCCGCCGTCGTTGGCGACCGCCGGGCGGACGCGCGTTTCGATGAGTTCCTTGATCTGCTCGATGATGTCGGCGTCGGCGGGATCGTCGGCAAAACCGGCCTCATCCTCGGCCGGCACCGAAAAGCCGGCGGCCGCGGGATGGAACAGCGGCAGGCCACCAAGGAAATGGTCCATGACGATGCCGAGCACGTCGGGCTTCACATCGGCCCATTCGGCGCCCGGCGCGATTGTCACCGAGACGAAATCGCGGCCGAAGAAAACGCCGGTGACATCGCCGAGCGTGAAGAGCGCGGTCGCCAGCGGCGACGCCTCGGCCTCTTCGGGGCTGGCAAAGTCGCGCGTTCCCGTCTCCATCACCGCCCGGCCGGGCAGGAATTTGAGCGTCGCGGGATTCGGCGTCGATTCGGTTTCGATCAGCATGGGGTGCATGTGGGACGCCACGGCCCTTTGTGCAAGATAACATAGATGCGCCGCAGCATAGATGCGCTAGGGGCGTGCGATGCGCCGCTTCGCCCATTTTGCCGCCCTCGACTGGTCCGGCGCGCGCGGGCCGCGACAGCGCGGGATTGCGCTGGCGGTGGCGAGCGGCGCCGATGCCCCGGCACTGGTACGGCCGGGACATATCTGGTCGCGCGGCGAGATACTGGACTGGCTCGAGACGATCGCAGCGACGGGTGAGGACATGCTGATCGGTTTCGACTTTTCGGCCGCCTTCGCCTTTGCCGACCGCGGCGCCTATTTCCCGCTCTGGAACGAGAGCCCCGACCACCTGCCGGGGCTGTGGGCGCTGGTCGAGCGGCTGGCGGCAGGCGAACCGCATTATGAGATCGGCGCCTTCCTCGCGCATCCGGAGGCGCGCCGCCATTTCCGCCACGCCCGCGGCGACACCGGCGACCTGTTCGAGCCCGGCGCCGGGCGGCTGCGCCTCGTCGAGCAGCATCAGCGTGCAACGAAACAGGCGGCGAGCGTCAGCAATTTCAACCTCGTCGGCGCGGCGCAGGTCGGCAAGGCCAGCCTCGCGGGGATGCGGCTGCTCCACCGGCTCCGCGGGCGCATCCCGCTCTGGCCGCTCGACCCGGTGCCCACGCAAGGCCCGCTGCTCGTCGAAATCTACACCAGCCTTGCGGCGCGCGCCGCCGGGATGGCCGCGGGGCGCAGCAAGATCCGCGACGGCGCCGCGCTCGACGCGGCCCTCGCCGCGCTCGGCTCGCCGCCCGCCGGCATATGCGGCCCGGTCAGCGACCACGCCAGCGACGCGCTGCTCGCCGCCGCCTGGCTCCGCACCATCGCGCCCGCGCCGGCGAGCTGGTCCCCTGCCCCGCTGACCGACGAGCTTGCCCGTACCGAAGGCTGGACCTTCGGCATCGTCTGACGCTTTTTCGAGGGGGCGCATTTTATGGCGATCGGATGTTTCCATCCGGCCGGAAAATGCTCTAGGGGGCGCAAATGGCGCGCCGGCTTAGCTCAGTTGGTAGAGCACCTGATTTGTAATCAGGGGGCCACGGGTTCGAATCCTGTAGCCGGCACCAGTTCCGCCTCTTCGCCATAGACCTCTGCTGCGGCGGCCGCCCCGACTAGGCAGGCTGGCGCCAGCGGTAGGTGACGTTCACGCGTTCGGACAGCAGCAGATAGGGCATCCACACGACGATGCTGATGAACGCTTTCTGGAGGTTGCTGGTCAGCAGCGGGACGATCGCCGCCGCCACCTCGGCCGGCAGATGGGGGGCGCCGCTGACATATTCGGCGATGGAAATCTGCGAGGCAACGTCGACACCCCACGTCAGCAACAGCATGCGCGGGAAAAACGGCATCCGGCGGAGCGCCATGAAGAAGCAGAGCGCATAGAGGAAATTCATGACGATCAGGTCGGTCGCCATCGCGAAATAAATCATCTGGCCCCAGACCGGCGACGATCCGGTCATCGCCGGTACCCCCGCCATGAATTCGGCAGTGCGGACGGGGATATTGAGCAGCATGCCGAGCAGCAGCGACGCCATGACCCCGACC encodes:
- the tsaB gene encoding tRNA (adenosine(37)-N6)-threonylcarbamoyltransferase complex dimerization subunit type 1 TsaB, whose amino-acid sequence is MRQLVIDSASEACSVALIVDGRVVDRRHEVIGRGHAERLVPLIAELEDGGRADIIVVGCGPGSFAGVRIGVAAARGLALGWQVPVHGFSTLALVAAGAADAIAAADGGLVVMEGGHGQWFVQPFAADLSPRAAVRSLLPDDAVLIEDALVVGNRAEPFVARRGSGRALSSLPDAAAFVRLPDAALFDDPSPIYGRAPDAKPMGAA
- a CDS encoding GNAT family N-acetyltransferase, with product MTAIRLATARVADLSAVMRVMEASFDPVYGEAWSAAQLLTLFALPSARVSLAWDGERPCGFAAARIAGPESELLLLAVDPDRRGQGVGKLLMDDWQQWALLEGADDYFLEMRADNDAVHLYQSAGFSECGRRPAYYRGADGVLRDAITMRRSGVRL
- a CDS encoding DUF2569 family protein; the encoded protein is MTSAAIRTVRERLFRQSVRFVAPLENKVRALLLGWTVVVALICFARMAFPATPATGLTSMLVLFVPHMLILASPFFAYWAANALFPRGTDFAQPEIRLARFGNWRPLNALAARDHPAFGPVGVMASLLLGMLLNIPVRTAEFMAGVPAMTGSSPVWGQMIYFAMATDLIVMNFLYALCFFMALRRMPFFPRMLLLTWGVDVASQISIAEYVSGAPHLPAEVAAAIVPLLTSNLQKAFISIVVWMPYLLLSERVNVTYRWRQPA
- a CDS encoding NifU family protein; the encoded protein is MLIETESTPNPATLKFLPGRAVMETGTRDFASPEEAEASPLATALFTLGDVTGVFFGRDFVSVTIAPGAEWADVKPDVLGIVMDHFLGGLPLFHPAAAGFSVPAEDEAGFADDPADADIIEQIKELIETRVRPAVANDGGDIVYRGFDKGNVYLKMQGACAGCPSSTATLKNGIESLLKHYVPEVTAVHAV
- a CDS encoding MucR family transcriptional regulator, with protein sequence MSDQADTSEMLVTLTADIVAAHVSNNSVAISDLAVLINNVHAALSNLGHQEVPEEKPVPAVSIRSSVKPDHIVCLEDGKKLKMLRRHLMTHYGMTPDDYRAKWGLPADYPMVAPNYAERRRALAKEIGLGTKGRGGGRKRKKA
- a CDS encoding malonic semialdehyde reductase, which produces MSEPLSDSALDQLFRTARTYNGYIDKPVSEAQLHAIWDLMKYGPTSANALPARIIWCVSDEAKQKLAPLTMPANAEKILKAPVTAIIAMDNEFYEHLPELFPHTDARSWFAGNAAHAETTAFRNSSLQGAYFILAARALGLDTGPMSGFDNAAVDAAFFADQPNVKSNFISTLGYGDPASIFERSPRPDFGRFNSIA